One Plasmodium sp. gorilla clade G2 genome assembly, chromosome: 12 genomic window carries:
- a CDS encoding phospholipid-transporting ATPase, putative, with product MVDDEELRKLRFLLSNKGGRIKYFFSYIFYKLFSHVYNKKNKKRERFVNIHGRTFPNFFCDNKIKSTKYTILTFIPLFLFYQFADFLNLFYLCVSLLQIIPIFNTGYVFTFVAPLLFIIFISLINEVVDDLKRFIKDLENNNEIYYSLLENGNFQKIYSKDIRVGDIILIKSKQRVPADCILLRNLNKNEESNFKVEEKRFFNCFRWNKSNNVYNKINKSYYHFNKNIDNELIDDRFNESNNNCSETSNNLLFSENEKSQKKGKKKQKKKLMLGDKNTNMNDDLNFNPNDQNNDLSKQQKKKKKRKNKNKNKKKNININETANETANYTYVKTDKIDGETDWKIKYPINIFQNLKRLKDFFTIDILFILEQPKNDIYKIEGSFVIFKYNPYGDFKTVENNNHSLNDNQLLNYSFDMAKEDEGRAQDEEDVDDDDYDDDDDEDDDDEDDDDEDDDDEDDDDDEEEDEEDEEVNIPNNEQNDKQNLEDKKSVKMGFGTQNNTYSYGDDDEIQNEKKKKMLDRGYVNLEEKDTDYAYNKKEKKKEMVTFIDVEKGNNERTINLNNKKNSVNTGGARSSYVNDGKMCNVFNNEDNFNFYNVNYRKKLNYDNFILFNSVITSSDVICLVIYTGSDTRVNMSTQISKIKRGMIDEKLNLITLFLFIILTLFSIYMCSVKLNNLWYLNFIRFMLLFSSVIPISLSVNLNIAKIYYTLLIQRDKEVESTIIKNSGIIENFGDIDYIFTDKTGTLTENVMVLKVIHIGFDVIHAENEKNSIQGNNMENKQKGNYNKKMLSYNLDDMNEDVDDTSIYLASSNYSKHDRRNKNLRNGEIASFTYEMENTSNLNNNNNNNTKLRNYTKSNNQHNNNNSDNELYDEKNYNDDQRSLSNFSDTSYGDVHLKNYKQNNMILNQNMGQNRNEKLTKSNNNMSLEKKKKKVEKMVDEFLKYKSDPLDYYNDNIDDIEYLKRHRVFQTFLSFLICNNIRTLTKESSNKEKEKTKKKKERKEKDFQKNLYYILKVNRKKKDMQKNKKETNSDNAKSSTQNKKKKHFSSNSSEDSETFSHSDVSYQCSSPDELAFLKYATNCGFILKKKTASKIEIKYKNIMLEYDILLHIPFSSETKRMSIFVRNVKNRNIYFFIKGADNVLIKKCHEKYKTFIYEESDHLSNIGLRVLVHGCLNIEEQFFHNFSALYNKNKDVKGQLENILEYVEKNIKVLAITGVEDKLQEGVGKTIEMLYNSGIKVWVLTGDKIETAICICKNANIKKKKHNIYIFRHENIKSTSNLIREFNSILHNIESYVLFFDNIIIQNCIKYIPNAFVDFAANARAVVCCRCSPIEKKEIAVLIKTIKKKKILCIGDGGNDVAMIQSADIGIGVLGKEGKQVVHDSDIIVSKFKNIKKLILYYGNNTFLQTSSLCSFLIHRGFILTYLQFIYSYIFFSIPVSIFQGWLQIGYTTYYTTAPFLSLLLDIKIKKNLIYLYPEIYKNKKHKRKLDLKSFFIIVWISIFQGTVVMLGALKLFNDNYNNLINISFSSLIVLEIMNIHLEVESWHPLMISANICSFIVYIFSMFILRNYFDIMQIMSVMFWYKVILIVIFAWLPFFIIKKVKNIITPSQFFKLA from the exons atggtTGATGATGAGGAATTAAGAAAATTACGCTTTCTTCTGAGTAATAAAGGAGGAAGAataaagtattttttttcgtatatattttataaactaTTTAGCCACgtatataataagaagaatAAGAAGAGAGAAAGATTTGTGAATATACATGGAAGGACGTTtccaaattttttttgtgataaTAAGATAAAGAGTACTAAATATACCATATTAACGTTTAtacctttatttttattttatcagtTTGCTgactttttaaatttattttatttatgtgtatCTTTATTACAAATAATTCCTATATTTAATACAGGTTATGTATTTACATTTGTTGctccattattatttattatatttattagttTAATAAATGAAGTAGTAGATGATTTAAAAAGGTTTATCAAAgatttagaaaataataatgaaatatattattcactTTTAGAAAATGGGAATttccaaaaaatatattccaaGGATATAAGAGTTGGAGATATAATTTTGATTAAATCAAAACAAAGAGTACCAGCTGATTGTATTTTATTAAGAAACCTAAATAAGAATGAAGAATCTAATTTTAAGGTTGAAGAAAAAAGATTTTTTAACTGTTTCAGATGgaataaaagtaataatgtttataataaaataaataagagttattatcattttaataaaaatattgataatgaATTAATTGATGATAGATTTAACGAATCAAATAATAACTGTAGTGAAACAAGTAATAACTTATTATTTagtgaaaatgaaaaatcacaaaaaaaaggaaaaaaaaaacaaaagaaaaaattaatgttAGGTGATAAAAATACGAATATGAATGATGATTTGAATTTTAATCCTAATGATCAAAATAATGATTTGAgtaaacaacaaaaaaaaaagaaaaaaagaaaaaacaaaaataaaaataaaaaaaaaaatataaatataaatgaaacaGCTAATGAAACTGcaaattatacatatgtcAAAACAGATAAAATTGATGGAGAAACTGATTGGAAAATTAAATATCCCATTAATATATTCCAGAATTTAAAAAGACTAAAGGATTTTTTTACAattgatattttatttatattagaacaaccaaaaaatgatatttataaaattgaaggatcttttgttatttttaagtATAATCCTTATGGAGATTTTAAAACggttgaaaataataatcacaGTTTGAATGATAACCaacttttaaattattctttTGATATGGCAAAAGAGGATGAAGGTAGGGCTcaagatgaagaagatgtCGACGATGatgattatgatgatgatgatgatgaagatgatgatgacgaagacgatgatgatgaagacgACGATGATGAAGACGACGacgatgatgaagaagaagatgaagaagacGAAGAAGTGAATATCCCTAATAATGAACAGAATGATAAACAAAATTTAGAAGATAAAAAATCTGTAAAAATGGGTTTTGGTAcacaaaataatacatattcatatggagatgatgatgaaatacaaaatgagaaaaaaaagaaaatgttaGATAGAGGATATGTTAAtttagaagaaaaagatacCGATTATgcatataacaaaaaagaaaagaaaaaagaaatggtAACATTTATTGATGTTGAAAAAGGTAATAATGAACGAACTATAAatcttaataataaaaagaatagtGTTAATACTGGTGGTGCTAGAAGTTCTTATGTAAATGATGGAAAAATGTGTAATGTatttaataatgaagataattttaatttttataatgttaattatagaaaaaaattgaattatgataattttatattatttaactCAGTAATAACAAGTTCAGATGTTATTTGTTTAGTTATATATACAGGAAGTGATACAAGAGTAAATATGAGTACACAAAttagtaaaataaaaagaggaATGAttgatgaaaaattaaatttaataactttatttttatttattatattaacccttttctctatatatatgtgttctgttaaattaaataatttatggtATCTAAATTTTATACgttttatgttattattttcatctgtTATACCTATATCATTAAGtgttaatttaaatatagcAAAAATTTATTACACCTTACTTATACAAAGAGATAAAGAAGTAGAATCAaccataattaaaaatagtgGAATTATTGAAAACTTTGGAGATATTGATTATATCTTTACCGATAAAACAGGAACACTAACCGAAAATGTTATGGTTCTTAAAGTCATACATATAGGTTTTGATGTTATACATgcagaaaatgaaaaaaattcaatacaaggtaataatatggaaaacaaacaaaaaggcaattataataaaaagatgttatcatataatttggATGATATGAATGAAGATGTTGATGAtacatctatatatttaGCTTCATCGAATTATTCCAAACATgatagaagaaataaaaatttaagaaATGGAGAAATAGCTTCATTTACATACGAAATGGAAAATACAagtaatttaaataataacaacaataataatacaaaattaCGTAACTACACAAAATCAAATAatcaacataataataataatagtgataaCGAATTATATGAtgagaaaaattataatgatgatcAACGTTCTTTGTCGAATTTTTCAGATACAAGTTATGGAGAtgtacatttaaaaaattataaacaaaataatatgatattaaatcaaaatatgGGTCAAAatagaaatgaaaaattaacgaaaagtaataataatatgtctttagaaaagaaaaaaaaaaaagtagaaAAGATGGTGgatgaatttttaaaatataaatctgATCCAttagattattataatgataatattgatgatattgaatatttaaaaagacATCGTGTTTTTCAAACATTCTTATCTTTtcttatatgtaataatattagaaCCTTAACAAAAGAAAGTagtaataaagaaaaagaaaaaactaaaaagaagaaagaacgaaaagaaaaagatttCCAGAAAAacctatattatatattaaaagtaaatagaaaaaaaaaagatatgcagaaaaataaaaaagaaactaATTCAGACAATGCTAAATCAAGtacacaaaataaaaaaaaaaaacatttctCATCTAATAGTTCAGAAGATTCTGAAACTTTTTCACATTCGGATGTTAGCTATCAATGTTCTTCTCCTGACGAATTAGCTTTCTTAAAATATGCAACTAATTGTGGTTTTATcttgaaaaagaaaacagCAAGCAAAATAGaaatcaaatataaaaatatcatgttagaatatgatatattattacatataccATTTTCTTCGGAAACTAAAAGAATGAGTATCTTTGTTAGAAATGtcaaaaatagaaatatttattttttcattaaagGAGCTGATAAtgtattaattaaaaaatgccatgaaaaatataaaacgtttatatatgaagaaaGTGATCATTTGTCAAATATAGGACTTAGAGTTTTAGTCCATGGTTGTTTAAATATTGAGGAACAATTTTTCCACAATTTCTCGGctctatataataagaataaggATGTGAAGGGTCAGCTGGAGAATATTCTGGAATATGTTGAAAAGAACATTAAAGTTTTGGCAATAACAGGAGTTGAAGATAAATTGCAGGAG ggAGTTGGAAAAACCATTGAAATGCTTTATAATAGTGGAATAAAGGTTTGGGTACTTACAGGAGATAAAATTGAAACAGCCATATGTATATGCAAAAATGCTAATATTAAGAAGAAGaagcataatatatatatattcagacatgaaaatattaagagTACCTCAAATTTAATTAGGGAATTTAATTCTATTTTACACAATATAGAATCTTACGTgttattttttgataatattattatacaaaatTGTATTAAGTATATACCTAATGCTTTTGTGGACTTTGCAGCCAATGCACGTGCAGtg gTTTGTTGTCGATGCAGTCCCAttgaaaagaaagaaatcGCAGTTTTGATCAAAacaataaagaagaaaaagatctTGTGCATAGGAGATGGTGGTAATGATGTTGCTATGATACAGTCAGCAGATATTGGTATTGGTGTATTAGGAAAAGAAGGAAAACAAGTTGTTCATGATAGTGATATTATTGTTTCCAAgtttaaaaatatcaaaaaattaattctttattatgGAAATAATACCTTCTTACAAACTTCTTCTTTATGCTCCTTTTTAATTCATAGAGGATTTATATTAACATACCTGCAGTTTATttatagttatatatttttcagtATACCTGTGTCCATTTTTCAG ggGTGGTTACAAATCGGATATACCACATATTATACGACTGCaccatttttatcattattgttggatataaagataaagaaaaatctgatatatttatacccagaaatatataagaacaaGAAACATAAGCGGAAGTTAGATTTAAAGTCTTTCTTTATAATTGTATGGATATCAATTTTTCAAGGAACTGTTGTTATGCTAGGGGCATTAAAATTGTTTAATGATAATTACAACaatttgataaatatatctttttcttctttaataGTTTTAGAAATTATGAACATACATTTAGAAGTCGAGTCATg gcaTCCGTTAATGATTTCAGCAAatatttgttcttttattGTGTATATATTCTCCATGTTTATATTGAGAAACTACTTCGATATTATG caaATTATGTCTGTCATGTTTTGGTATAAAGTCATTTTGATAGTTATCTTTGCTTGGTTACCcttctttataattaaaaaagttaaaaatattattacccCATCACAGTTTTTCAAACTTGCTTAG